In Plectropomus leopardus isolate mb chromosome 20, YSFRI_Pleo_2.0, whole genome shotgun sequence, one DNA window encodes the following:
- the LOC121960045 gene encoding thyrotropin receptor-like yields MKPDWNLLFFIFSAVEVTLPMEYCPGHCQCDWDVYSVSCYGPEVVPVFHPSTQEVWLVGTKLSSIPQDAFANLANISHIYISDDDKIRYLERHSFHNLSRVNHIQLTGMRTLSYIDQEAFKDLPNLKYLGITNTGLTSFPVLQHIHSSQEDFILEIVENVFIQVIPANSFTGISENALTILLNSNGVKEIQRYAFNGSRLEEVYLHRNVDLKRVDEFAFYGVIHGPTHLDLSETKISCLPSIGMENIEKLQAKNTWALKVLPPLRVFLHLQSAELTFPSQCCGFKKLKRWRGDTEAVICNLTQTALGKLQESSVGHKTYQNLKDSFGLPTADCRKHSHYITSPICPTRQSESEDMLYVELPTEHLHEGFDFALCDDLHTDDHGFLCTPLPDALNPCEDVMSHGFLRVLVWVVSLLAISANLLVMFILLTSRQKLSVTRLLMGHLAFADFCMGIYLLLIASVDLYTRSHYYHYAIAWQTGEACSLAGTLSVFASELSVYTLTLISLQRWHAIFYAMRPDRKMRLRHAAVLMLIGWMLCLTLALLPVVGVSSYQKVSICLPIYTETIASRTYVVSVLMINVIAFIVVCLCYLHIYCMVHNPQHQSSRCDTSMAKRMGVLIFTNFLCLAPICFYGLTAALHQPLMTITDSKVLLVLFYPLNSCAHPFFYALLTKAFHRDILMLLSRMGLCQRQAHLYRSQLVSITPTYTETHCLPHSPALTSQNVQDQESPGYTMARNCL; encoded by the exons ATGAAGCCTGATTGgaatctcctttttttcattttcagtgctGTTGAGGTCACTCTCCCTATGGAATATTGTCCAGGTCATTGCCAGTGTGACTGGGATGTCTACAGTGTGTCATGTTATGGACCTGAGGTCGTGCCTGTTTTTCATCCCAGCACACAGGAGGT GTGGCTTGTGGGGACAAAACTTTCTTCTATTCCTCAAGATGCATTTGCCAACTTGGCCAACATTTCTCACAT atacaTCTCTGATGATGACAAAATAAGATATCTTGAGAGGCATTCTTTCCACAACCTATCCAGAGTCAACCACAT ACAACTAACTGGAATGCGAACACTGTCATACATTGACCAAGAGGCATTTAAAGATCTTCCTAATTTAAAGTACCT TGGGATCACCAACACAGGTCTCACCTCCTTCCCTGTGCTACAGCATATTCATTCCAGCCAAGAAGATTTCATTTT GGAGATAGTGGAGAATGTTTTCATACAGGTTATACCTGCTAATTCATTCACTGGAATATCTGAGAATGCTCTGACCAT cctGCTGAACAGCAATGGTGTGAAAGAGATCCAGCGCTATGCCTTCAATGGGAGCAGACTGGAAGAAGT GTATCTTCATAGGAATGTGGATTTGAAACGAGTAGatgaatttgcattttatggAGTAATTCACGGCCCAACGCACTT AGACCTTTCAGAGACCAAAATTAGCTGTTTGCCTTCAATAGGTATGGAGAACATTGAAAAGCTCCAAGCTAAAAACACTTGGGCGCTAAAAGTTTTGCCCCCTCTTAGAGTCTTTCTCCATTTACAGAGCGCTGAGTTGACCTTCCCTAGCCAATGTTGTGGTTTCAAAAAGTTGAAAAGATGGAGAGG GGACACTGAAGCAGTTATTTGCAACCTGACCCAGACTGCTTTGGGAAAGCTGCAGGAATCCTCTGTGGGACACAAAACTTACCAAAATCTGAAAGACAGCTTTGGTCTCCCAACTGCCGACTGCAGAAAGCACAGTCATTACATCACCAGCCCCATCTGCCCTACTCGGCAGTCTGAATCTGAGGATATGTTGTATGTGGAGTTACCTACAGAGCATCTTCATGAAGGTTTTGACTTTGCACTGTGTGATGATCTTCACACAGATGATCATGGATTCCTGTGCACCCCCCTACCTGATGCATTGAACCCCTGTGAGGATGTGATGAGTCACGGCTTCCTGAGGGTGTTGGTCTGGGTGGTCAGCCTGTTGGCTATTTCAGCCAACCTCCTGGTGATGTTCATCCTCCTGACCAGCCGACAGAAGTTGTCCGTTACTCGTCTCCTCATGGGTCACCTGGCATTTGCAGACTTTTGTATGGGGATATACTTACTGCTCATTGCATCTGTCGACCTTTACACACGCTCCCATTATTATCACTATGCTATTGCCTGGCAAACAGGAGAGGCCTGCAGTCTAGCAGGGACATTATCAGTGTTTGCCAGCGAGCTATCTGTGTACACATTGACTTTAATCAGCCTTCAGCGCTGGCATGCCATCTTTTATGCAATGAGGCCGGACAGAAAAATGAGGTTACGCCATgcagctgtgctgatgctgatTGGCTGGATGCTGTGTCTGACCCTAGCACTGCTGCCAGTGGTTGGTGTGAGCAGTTACCAGAAAGTGAGCATCTGCTTACCGATATACACAGAGACAATTGCTTCTCGGACCTATGTGGTCTCTGTGCTGATGATTAATGTCATTGCTTTTATAGTGGTATGTTTATGTTACCTCCACATTTACTGTATGGTGCACAATCCTCAGCACCAGTCGAGCAGATGTGATACCAGTATGGCCAAACGCATGGGTGTTCTCATATTCACTAACTTTCTGTGCCTGGCTCCGATATGCTTCTATGGCTTGACTGCGGCTCTCCACCAACCATTGATGACCATCACTGATTCCAAG gTGCTGCTGGTGCTTTTCTATCCTCTCAACTCCTGTGCACACCCATTCTTTTATGCTCTCCTGACAAAGGCATTTCACCGAGACATACTGATGTTGCTGAGCCGGATGGGGCTGTGCCAACGGCAAGCTCATCTCTATCGAAGCCAACTTGTCAGTATCACCCCCACATATACAGAGACACACTGTCTGCCCCACAGTCCAGCCCTCACATCCCAAAACGTTCAAGACCAGGAATCACCAGGTTACACGATGGCCCGAAATTGCCTCTGA